The following proteins come from a genomic window of Synechococcus sp. NB0720_010:
- the hisH gene encoding imidazole glycerol phosphate synthase subunit HisH, with protein sequence MTRIGLIDYGMGNLHSVQRALERLGCEVRILQQAEALEDCQALVLPGVGAFDPAMERLHASGLVPAIKAWCNAGRPLLGICLGLQLLFESSDEGSASGLGLLAGHIAALPKVPGHPIPHMGWEALIPGTPSPLLPEGASDSWVYFVHSFAAQPKDQSCITASVSFAGQDVTAAVWQGSVAACQFHPEKSSEAGEQLLRRWLHWVEEQA encoded by the coding sequence ATGACGCGCATCGGCCTGATCGACTACGGGATGGGCAACCTGCATTCCGTGCAGCGGGCTCTAGAGCGCCTGGGCTGTGAAGTGCGGATCCTGCAGCAGGCCGAAGCCCTGGAGGACTGCCAGGCCCTGGTCCTGCCCGGGGTGGGGGCCTTCGACCCAGCCATGGAGCGTCTCCATGCCTCCGGGCTCGTGCCCGCGATCAAGGCCTGGTGCAATGCGGGGCGCCCCCTCCTGGGGATCTGCCTGGGCTTGCAACTGCTCTTTGAGAGCAGTGATGAGGGTTCAGCCTCCGGCCTTGGACTGCTCGCAGGTCACATCGCAGCGCTGCCAAAGGTTCCGGGTCATCCCATCCCCCACATGGGCTGGGAAGCCCTGATTCCTGGAACACCCTCCCCGCTACTGCCCGAGGGAGCGTCAGACAGCTGGGTCTATTTCGTCCACTCCTTTGCAGCCCAGCCCAAGGATCAGAGCTGCATCACCGCCTCGGTGTCCTTTGCCGGCCAGGACGTCACCGCAGCCGTCTGGCAAGGCAGCGTCGCGGCCTGCCAGTTCCACCCTGAAAAATCCTCAGAAGCGGGTGAGCAGCTGCTTCGCCGCTGGCTGCACTGGGTCGAGGAGCAGGCATGA
- the rsmD gene encoding 16S rRNA (guanine(966)-N(2))-methyltransferase RsmD — protein MSLRLSGGRKLLSPPGDIARPTASRVRLAVMNMLATELPGAHWLDLFCGSGVMGCEALLRGAAKVVAVEQDRRVGATARSNLELVASSLQPRPSVQVIQQEAIRWLGSAQGESFDLVYADPPYAAGLYGALLERLAAGDWLHPQALVLLEHATKNPPEIPAGWVVEKQKHYGSCGLLVLARS, from the coding sequence ATGAGCCTGCGACTCAGTGGCGGACGCAAACTGCTGAGTCCCCCTGGAGACATCGCTCGCCCCACGGCCTCTCGGGTGCGCCTAGCCGTCATGAACATGCTGGCGACCGAGCTCCCTGGAGCCCACTGGCTTGATCTCTTCTGCGGGAGCGGAGTGATGGGCTGCGAAGCGCTCTTGCGCGGTGCAGCCAAGGTGGTGGCGGTGGAACAGGACCGTCGCGTCGGCGCCACAGCCCGCAGCAACCTGGAGCTGGTGGCCTCCAGCCTGCAACCGAGACCTTCGGTCCAGGTGATCCAACAGGAGGCGATCCGTTGGCTGGGATCAGCCCAAGGGGAGAGCTTTGATCTGGTCTATGCCGATCCGCCCTATGCCGCTGGCCTCTATGGCGCGTTGCTTGAGCGCCTGGCTGCCGGAGATTGGCTCCATCCACAGGCCCTTGTGCTGCTGGAGCACGCAACAAAAAACCCGCCGGAGATCCCGGCGGGCTGGGTGGTCGAGAAGCAAAAGCACTACGGCAGCTGCGGCCTTCTGGTGCTCGCTCGCTCTTGA
- the petG gene encoding cytochrome b6-f complex subunit V, producing the protein MIEPLLCGIVLGLIPVTLLGLFVAAWNQYRRGSALGG; encoded by the coding sequence ATGATCGAACCCCTGCTCTGCGGCATCGTGCTCGGTCTGATTCCCGTGACCTTGCTGGGTCTGTTCGTGGCCGCCTGGAACCAATACCGCCGCGGCAGCGCCCTGGGCGGCTGA
- a CDS encoding cytochrome c, producing MTAETPTPAQQPQRGLISALVLLTAICVTIVMLVVVIPAARSDPYTRTTLQLSGSAEQGEQLFLLNCAGCHGIAAQGLVGPNLHKVDNRKNNRQLIQQVVSGRTPPMPRFQPEPQAMADLLAYLHSLS from the coding sequence GTGACTGCAGAGACCCCCACCCCCGCGCAGCAACCCCAGCGGGGCCTGATCTCGGCGCTGGTTCTGTTGACGGCGATCTGCGTGACGATCGTGATGCTGGTGGTCGTGATCCCAGCTGCCCGCAGCGATCCCTACACCCGAACCACCCTGCAGCTCAGCGGCTCCGCCGAACAAGGCGAGCAGCTGTTTTTACTGAACTGCGCTGGCTGCCATGGCATCGCCGCCCAGGGCTTGGTGGGGCCCAACCTCCACAAGGTGGATAACCGCAAGAACAATCGCCAGTTGATTCAGCAGGTGGTCAGCGGACGAACGCCGCCCATGCCGCGCTTCCAACCGGAACCCCAAGCCATGGCGGATCTCCTGGCCTACCTCCACAGCCTCTCGTGA